The following proteins are encoded in a genomic region of Elgaria multicarinata webbii isolate HBS135686 ecotype San Diego chromosome 16, rElgMul1.1.pri, whole genome shotgun sequence:
- the MORF4L1 gene encoding mortality factor 4-like protein 1 isoform X4 yields the protein MRGAAPGKKTSGLQQKNVEVFFRRDGAHTVCSLETPTISTRKTKKNKQKTPGIGEGSSTNENPQPPRKKRARVDPTVESEETFMNRVEVKVKIPEELKPWLVDDWDLITRQKQLFYLPAKKNVDSILEDYASYKKSRGNTDNKEYAVNEVVAGIKEYFNVMLGTQLLYKFERPQYAEILADHPDAPMSQVYGAPHLLRLFVRIGAMLAYTPLDEKSLALLLNYLHDFLKYLAKNSSALFSASDYEVAPPEYHRKAVWN from the exons ATGAGAGGCGCTGCTCCAGGCAAGAAGACGTCCGGTCTCCAGCAGAAAAATGTTGAAGT ATTTTTCAGACGAGATGGAGCGCATACAGTTTGCAGTTTGGAGACCCCTACAATATCGACGCG GAAGaccaaaaagaacaaacagaaaa CTCCTGGAATTGGAGAAGGCAGCAGCACCAATGAAAACCCTCAGCCTCCCAGGAAGAAAAGGGCTCGAGTAGACCCTACTGTTGAAAGT gAAGAAACATTTATGAACAGGGTTGAAGTAAAGGTAAAAATACCAGAAGAGCTGAAACCCTGGCTTGTGGATGACTGGGACTTGATCACCCGGCAAAAGCAG CTTTTCTATCTTCCTGCCAAGAAGAATGTTGACTCCATTTTGGAGGACTACGCAAGCTACAAGAAATCACGAGGAAACACTGATAacaa GGAATATGCTGTTAACGAAGTTGTGGCAGGCATCAAAGAGTACTTCAATGTAATGCTGGGCACTCAGCTGCTGTATAAATTCGAGAGGCCGCAGTACGCAGAAATCCTAGCGGATCATCCTGATGCGCCAATGTCTCAGGTGTACGGCGCTCCCCACCTCCTACGGTTATTCG TCCGGATTGGAGCAATGCTTGCTTACACGCCTCTTGATGAGAAGAGTTTGGCCTTGCTGTTGAACTACTTGCACGACTTCCTAAA GTATCTAGCAAAGAACTCTTCTGCGTTGTTCAGTGCAAGCGATTATGAGGTtgcacctccagaatatcaccggAAAGCTGT ATGGAACTGA